In one Bartonella grahamii subsp. shimonis genomic region, the following are encoded:
- a CDS encoding coproporphyrinogen-III oxidase family protein, with amino-acid sequence MQLVDHPFEKFDQLKPIYSFIYPLFRTISNEFYDYLDFNKLAQSKQIPQARTISLYLHIPFCETICSFCPFQKGAYKHVKQIESYMSALTTEIRTKGNFIRSLRGPIRSIYIGGGTPSLLSADNIRHIGKVLHAEFELSSLTEFTLKSEPKSVTRDKLYAAREIGVNRISFGIQSFIERFRSLFNLTSTREQINNTVAWSQEIIGHVGFDLLYGMHSQQTEELLYDLKQASELHPETINLYAINNLAITSQLHKSYTQKGLKPSSLQHRQMLRLFSDIVMRSCGYAPCNGHSYIKIANNTPLTLAKTSSANYFRYHKYLHDYHDDYVVGFGASAMSLLGSLVTRANPSRSGYITDIQLKGKSKVYYNWVSAEQQASKALCMRLPYNGYVQKERIDWTALPSFVYNNLQQLIGAGLIAESDNDLQLTQRGWQWYSNLMYFLLPQEDRNILDGYVANMLNTTAVLDGPAETCVAS; translated from the coding sequence ATGCAACTCGTGGATCATCCTTTTGAAAAGTTCGATCAACTCAAGCCGATTTACAGCTTCATATATCCGCTATTTCGCACTATTTCAAATGAATTTTACGATTACCTAGACTTTAATAAACTAGCGCAAAGTAAGCAGATTCCACAAGCGCGTACCATTTCTCTTTATTTGCATATTCCCTTTTGCGAAACCATCTGTTCCTTCTGTCCCTTTCAGAAAGGGGCCTACAAGCACGTTAAGCAAATCGAATCTTATATGTCAGCGCTTACCACAGAGATCAGAACCAAAGGAAATTTCATTCGCTCGCTTAGAGGGCCCATCCGCAGCATCTATATAGGGGGCGGCACACCGTCGCTTTTGTCCGCAGATAATATCCGACACATCGGAAAAGTATTGCATGCCGAATTTGAGCTTTCTTCCTTAACCGAGTTTACACTGAAAAGCGAACCGAAGAGCGTCACACGTGATAAACTTTATGCTGCCCGTGAGATCGGCGTTAACCGGATCAGCTTCGGTATACAGAGTTTCATTGAGCGTTTCCGATCATTGTTTAACCTCACCTCAACACGTGAACAAATCAACAATACCGTGGCTTGGTCACAAGAGATCATTGGACATGTCGGTTTCGACCTACTATATGGCATGCACAGCCAGCAAACTGAAGAACTATTATACGATTTGAAGCAAGCCAGCGAGCTTCATCCTGAAACCATCAACCTCTATGCAATCAACAATCTGGCTATCACGTCGCAACTGCATAAGTCTTACACACAAAAAGGGCTAAAGCCATCCAGCCTACAACATCGACAGATGCTTCGCTTATTTAGCGACATCGTTATGCGCAGCTGCGGCTATGCGCCGTGTAATGGACATTCCTATATCAAAATTGCCAATAACACTCCTCTAACGCTCGCTAAAACGAGTTCAGCTAATTATTTCCGCTATCACAAATATTTGCATGATTATCATGACGATTATGTGGTTGGCTTCGGGGCGTCAGCAATGTCGCTTCTCGGCTCACTCGTCACACGAGCCAATCCCAGTAGAAGCGGATACATTACCGACATACAACTTAAAGGCAAATCCAAAGTATACTACAATTGGGTATCAGCGGAGCAACAAGCCTCCAAGGCTTTGTGTATGCGGCTACCTTATAACGGCTATGTCCAAAAAGAAAGAATTGACTGGACCGCACTCCCCTCTTTTGTATACAATAACCTACAACAGCTTATAGGCGCAGGTCTCATCGCAGAAAGTGATAACGATCTCCAGCTGACTCAGCGTGGTTGGCAATGGTATTCCAACCTTATGTATTTTCTTCTACCTCAGGAAGATAGGAATATCTTGGACGGCTATGTCGCAAACATGCTGAATACAACCGCCGTACTTGATGGACCAGCGGAAACCTGTGTGGCATCTTAA